The genomic interval CAGGCCGAGGCGGCGGCGCCTGGCCAGCGCCAGCACCGGCGCCACCGGGTAGACCCGGAAGCCGCACATCGAGTCGCGGATCGCGAGCGACAGCGTGTTGATCCAGACCCAGACGTGGGTCAGGTAGCGGGCGTACAGGCGCAGCGCCGGCACCGACTCGTCGTACACCGGGCAACCGGCGACGACGGCCTGCGGTTTGGCGCGCGCCGCGTCGAGGAAGCGCGGAATGTCGGCAACGGCATGCTGGCCATCGGCGTCGACCTGCAGCACGTGGGTGTACCCATCGCGCGCGGCACGGGCGAAACCGGTCAGCACCGCCCCGCCCTTGCCCCGGTTGACTGCGTGGCGCTCCAGCACCACATCCTGCGGATGCGCCGCCGCCAGCTCGTCGAGCACGGCCGCGCAGGCGCTTGAGCTGCCATCGTCGACCAGGATCACGGGCATGCCGTGCGCGCGCACCTGCTGCAGCACCTTGCCGATCGCGTGCTCGTGGTTGTAGACCGGGATGACGACGCAAGCCTTGAACATGTCAGCCAGCCTTCGAGAAGCGCAGCAGCGAGTGGCAGTAGCCGATGTTGTCGCGCGCGGTCACCAGTTCCAGGCCGGCGGCCTTGGCCAGGCGCACGTAGTCTTCGCTTTCGTAGACCTTGCTGTTGCCGCTGGCGATGTTGTTGAAGTAGGGCGAGGTGTTGATCAGGCAGTAGGAGGCGATGTCGTAGCGCTGGCGGTCCCAGAAGGTGTCCATCACCAGCACCTGGCCGTTCGGCGCCAGGGCCGCGGCCACGCGGCGGAAGATGCTGGCGATGGCCTCTTCCGAGAAGCAGCTCAGGAATTGGCTCATCCAGATCAGGTCCATGCCTTCCGGCAGGGTCGCGGCATGATCGAGCAGGTTGGTCGGGTGCAGGCTGGCGCGCTCGCGCAGGCCCGCTTCCTGCAGCGCCTTCTCGGCCACGGCCAGCTGGCCCGGCAGGTCGACCAGATGCAGCTTCACGCCCGCGTTGGCGCCGAGCGCGGCCAGGGTGAACTTGCCGGTATTGGCGCCGATGTCCATCACGCGCTTCGGTGCGGTGGCGAAGACGTCGGGCATGATGTCCGGGAAGGAGGTATCCGAATAGAAGTGGTCGAAGGCGAACCAGCTCGAACGCGCCGGCTCGGGCAGCTGCGACAGGCCTTCATAGACGGTCGGCCATTCGCCGAACACCTTCAGGCCCAGCGGCTTTTCCGCGTCCAGCGACTGCTCGAACTTGAACATGCCTTCGTAGCAGACATCGTGGGTGAAATCGATGTTGATCTGGGTGATCGGGTCGGTCAGGACGACGAAGCCGGCCTTGTCGAGCGAATAGCGGCCGTCAATGAGGTAGACCACGCCGGCGGACAGGCAGGTTTCGAGCACCATCTTGAGAGCGTAGGCCGTCCATTTCCCGGTGCCGGCCAGTTCGTCGACCGACAGGCCGGTCTCGCCGGCGTCGGCGATCGCCTGCAGCATGCCGCGCTTCCACGCGTAGCGCACGCACTGGAATACGACGGGCCCGAAGGCAATCTTCTGCGCTTCGAAACGGGCTTCGAACGCGCTCTGGCGCTCCGGCGAAAACTTCTTGTTCAACATGCTGATCCAGGTCCTAAACAGAATGAGAGATAAGGATGCGGCCACTCGCATGCGCGCCGGCATCGGAAAAATAACGGAAGTTCAGGCTGCCCTTGGCAGCATCGAACACGAGTTCCAGCTGTACCGGTTGCCCGGGCTTGACCATTTGCTGGAACTTCAGGGCATTGATGCCGCCGAAGGTCCCTGACAGGCCCAGGTGGTGGCGGCCGTAATGCAGCGCCCAGTCCACCTGCACCACACCCGGCAGCACCGGGGCGACGTCGAAGTGACCGTCGAAATACAGCAGGTCGGCGGGCACGGTCAGTTCCAGCAGCGCGCGCGCGCCGGCTTCCTCGAGCACGCGCACCTGCGGAAAGCGCGGGCGCGCTTCCTGGCCCTTTTGTTCGCCCACCTGCGCTCCCAGCAGCGCCAGCAACTGCGCCTGGGTGGTTTTGCCCTGCGCGTTGACCGGCATGCGCTCGAGGTAGCGCCAGCGGCGCGGCAGCGCGACCGCTTCGGTGCACGCGGCGAGCACGCTGCGCAGGCGGGCGTTCATGGCCGCCTTACCTTCCGGGGCGAGCAGCGCGGCGCCCTCTTCGCTGGGCACGACAAAGGCGGCCAGCGACTGGCGCGCGCGCTCCGGACAGGCCAGCACGCGCGCCTCCAGCACCAGCGGCGAGGCTTTCAGGGCTGCTTCCATGGCGTCGAGCGAGACGCGCTTTTCCTCGATCTTGACGATGCGGTCCGCACGGCCGCGCAGGACGAATTGTCCCTGCCCGGCTGGCTCGACACGATCGGCGAGGCGCTGTAGTCCGCCGGCAGGCGTCGACCGCACTTCCAGCAGGCCGTCCTCGCCAGCCTGCCATTGCACGCCGTCGAACGGCGTCCACTCTTCCCGCGCGCTCCCGCTACGCTGGCGCCAGGCCACCCCGCCGGTCTCCGAGCTGCCATAGACCTCGACCGGCGCCTGGCCCAGCAGCGTGCGCGCGTGCAGCGCCGCATCAAGATCGAGCATGCCGCCCGACGAAAACACGGCACGCAGCGCGCGCGCACGCCGGCCCAGTCCAGGTGCGCCGGCAGGCGCTTGATGCGCGGGGCTGGCCAGCAGCAGGCTGTCGCGCAGGCGCAGCGCGGGCACCAGCGTTTCCGGGAACTCGTGGCGCAGCGCCTCGACCGGACGGCCGCAAGCGAGCGGCCACAGCACCCTGAACAGCAGTCCGTAGATGTGCTGGTGCGACACTGTCGAGACGACCGCCGCGCCGGCGATGCGCGCACCGAACTGCGCTTCCAGCACCTCGACTTCCGTGATCAGTTGCACATACTGCTTGCGGATCGGCGCCGGCGCGCCGGTACTGCCCGAGGTGTACACGACCAGCGCGGGATAGTCGGGCGCGGGAGTGGCCCAGGCGCCAGCCCAGTCGTCGCCCGGCAGCGGCAATTGCGGCGCGCAGGCGGACGGAAACTGGCCCCAGAAGGCGCCCACTTCACCCTCGAGCGCAGTGCAGCTTGCCGGCAGCGTATCGGCCACCAGCCAGACTGTTTTGCCCGCAAGCCAGGCGCCGACGAGCGCGGCGCCGAATTCCAGGCTGTCGTCGAGATACAGGGCGACATCGCGGGCCTCGGTGCGCCGGCCGAGGGCCGCCCAGGCGCGCACGCGGCCGAGGAAGTCGCCATGGCGCACGAGCGCGCTCTCGCGCCAGCCAGCCAGGGCCGCTTGCGGGCGCTCCGCGAGTCGGGGAAAACAGATCAAGCATGATTCAGCCGTTTGAAACGCATGCGCAGCAGGAATTCACCGCCGAACATCAGGCCCATCAGCACGTAGGAGACGACGCCCGTGTAGAGCGACCAGACGGCTTCCGGGGAAAACAGGGCGGTGCCCAGGCAGATCGCGCCATTGAAGACGAAGAAAACGCACCAGGCTTGCGTCACGCGGCGGGTGTAGGCCACGCCCGCCGGCGGCAGGTCGGGCTCGCGCAGGCGCGCCAGCCGTTCCACCATCGAAGGACCCGACAGCAGGCTATAGCCGAATGCCGCCAGCAGCGCGCCGTTGACCAGCACCGGATACAGCTTCAGGGGCAGGACCGCGTTGGACGCGACCGCGACACCGGCGAGGGCCAGGCCGCCCGCGGCCGACCAGCGCGCCGCCGCATTGAGCTTCAATGCGGGCAGGCGCGTGGCCACCGTCAGGAGCAGCAGGCCGGCGAGCCAGCGCGGCTCGACGATACCGTGGCCGAACCAGATGGCCAGCGGGTACACCAGCGTCAGGACGGCGGTCAGGACGTTCCACAGCACGACTTCAGGCCGCCTGCTCTTCCGCCAGGCCGGCCAGCGCGTCGACCACGTCGTCGATCGTGCGGATGGTCTTGAACACTTCCGGCTGCAGGCGCTTGCCGGTCATCTGCTTGAGTTTCACCGCGAGGTCGACGGCGTCGATGCTGTCGATATCGAGGTCGGCGTACAGGTTCGAGGACGGGGTCAGTTCGTCGCGGTCGAGTTCGAACATCTCGGCCAGCAGGTCGGCGACCCAGACGAACAGTTCATCGCGGTTCATGTCGTTAATGGCTACCATGGCCTTGTCCTTTATTTCTTGCGGTTGGCTTCGATCATCGCAGCGAGTGCGCGAACCGAAGCGAAATGACGGCGGGTTTCCTGCGATTCTGCCGACAGCGTGATGCCATAACGCTTCTGCAGCGCCACGCCGATCTCGAGTGCGTCGATCGAGTCCAGGCCCAGGCCTTCGACGAACAGCGGTGCTTCGCTGTCGATGTCGGCTGGGGTGATGTCTTCGAGCTGGAGGACATCGATGATCAGTTCTTTCACTTCCTGTTCAAGCATGGTGCTGGCCTTTTTTCATAAAATAGTGTTGCAGGTATTCGGTGAGGCGGCGGGCCGCCACCACGTCGGTGATGCCGGGACCGGTGAAATGTTCGATCGCGATGTCGTCCTTCACTTCGATCCGGAAGTTCGCCTGGCGCGGCGGCACATGCCACCACTTGTCGCCCTTGCCGAGCGTGGCCGGCTCGCAGTCGATCAGCACCGGCGTGACCGCCTGGGTGCCACGCACGGCGATGTTGGCGGCGCCGCGCTTGAGTTCCATGACGCCATCGCGCGGCGTGCGCGTCCCTTCCGGGAACACGATCAGGTTGCCGCCCGCGCGCAGCGATGCGATGCAGTCCTGCACCAGCTCGGGGCCGCGGTCGTTGCAGATATAGCCGGCGGCGCGCACCGGGCCGCGCGTGAACGGGTTGTTCCAGAGGCCGCCCTTGACGATGCAGTCGGCGTTGCGCACGAACGCGATCAGGAACACCGTGTCGATCAGCGTCGGGTGATTCGCGAGAATGAGCTGGCCGGCGCGATCGAGCTTGTCCAGGCCATGCACTTCGTAGCGCAGCACGCCAAGGCCGCGCATCAGGCCAACGAAGGCGCGAAAGGTCAGGCGGATGGTGGCGCGCGCGGCCCGTACCCGCGCTCCCTGCTCGCGCACGCATAGCGCCAGCAGGGGAACACGATCACGCGCAGCACCAACCCGCCCAGTCCGAAGACGGCGAAACTGAGGCCGGTCGCGAGCACGCGCCAGCAAAGGCCCAGCTTCTCAAGCATTGCGGCTCCAGGTCCAGCGCTGCGCGCCCGCGCCGCGTTCCAGACGATCGGCTTCACCCAGCTGGAAGCGCAACACTTCCAGGCCGCCGGGCGTGGCCGAGGGCGCCGCTTCCTGCTCTTCGCGGCGCCAGGACAGGCGCAGCGGACGCTCGCCTGCCGGCACCATGACCCAGGCAAATGCGTACGGCTGCTCGTCGCAGTCCTCGAAAGACGACAGCAGCGCCGGTAGCGGCTCGTCGCAGGCCACCAGCAGCACGCTTGGGGCGCCGTCGGCGAGCAGGCTGCATGCTTCGATGACGGCGTGTTCGACGCTGGCCGAGCCGGCGGCCAGCGCAATGTGGTTGGCACGGTCGGCGCGCGCGATCGAAAACAGGCCGGCGCTGGCGTTATGCACCGCCAGGCCGAAAGCGGTTGGCGAGAGCGGTTCGCCACGCGCCAGGTCCTGCAGGAGGCCGATGGCACGCCCGACTTCGCCGTGGCGCGAGCAGAATACCGTCGGCACGTCGGCTTCCTGTCCGAGACAGTCATACGCGACTTCGAGCGCCATGCGGCCCAGCAGTCCAGCACGACGGCGCAGCATCGCGGGCATGGCCGCAAGCTTCGGCCCTTCTCCAGGTTCGATGCGCCATGGCTGCGCGGCCCACTCGCTCCAGCGCGCAGACGAGGTCACGCCCGGCGCCCAGGCCGCGTGGCGGGCAATCGAGAAAGAGACCTCATTTTTAGACATGGCAGGTAGAGTAGAAAAAGTAGAAATGCAATCGTGCGCGCAGGAAATTGAACCCAAATTATAATCGCTGGTTTTGCCCGGCGGAACATTCGCTGCACTGCAACGGACCGTTTCGCAACAGATAGAGTATTTCGTCTATGCAAAAAAGGCGGAAATCCCGCGTTTTTCCAGTTAATAGCAAATTCGTGTGACATAAGTACACGATGCGGTTGAAATTGATGGATTTGACGAGAACCCTTGCGGCAGCGGGAATAGCCGTCATCGAGACACGCTGAATGGGGGGCGGCGGGCAAAAACCGGATAGTGCCACACCAAAAGACGAAAAATACTCACCGATTGTCACGGCGCAGCATTTCAGCGCAGCCGGCGGGAATCGAATCCGGTAACGAAAAAAGCGCCCCTCAAGGCGCTTTTCCATTTCCCTTCATCGCATTGTCATGACGCTTGCGCGGCAGACGGCAGCAGTTCGCGTATCGCGTCCGGCAGCGGCACCGACTTCTCTGCCGCGAAATCCACCCAGACGATTTTTGCCGCGCCTTGCGCATGCAGCGCGCCGGCCGTGCCATCGGCGCCGACCAGGCGAATCTCGTGCGAGACCTCGAAACTCGAACGGCCGGGCGGCCCCACCCAGGACGTGACTTCGATCTCGGCCGGATACTTCAGTTGTTTGATGAACGCGCATTGGGCATTGACCAGCACCGGGCCGGTAGCCGTCGGATCGGGCAAGGCGCCCACCTGCTCCAGCCAGGCGATACGCGCCGTTTCGATATAGCGGAAATAAACCGTGTTATTGACATGGCCCATCGCGTCCATGTCGCCCCAGCGCACCGGCATGCGCATCGTGTGGACCAACTTCCTGTTACTCATGCTTCGTATTGCACTTCCAATCAATAAATAGAAAAGGCGCCGCTGCCGGCGCCCGCTTCCCATATTCTACGCTGCGGCGATTTACGTTGTCATTGGGCCGTCATGCCGTCGTCGGCGGTAATGATGGCGCCATTGATGAAATGCGCCTCCTCGGCGGCCAGCAAGAGGAGCAGGCCGTCCAGGTCTTCCGGCTTGCCGGGGCGCTTCCGCGGCAGCAGCTCGATCAGTTTCTTGCCCTGCTCGGTCTCGAAATAATCCTCGTTCATTTCGGTCGAAATATAGCCGGGGCAGATGGCATTGACGTTGATGCCGTATTTGCCCCATTCGACCGCCATCGCCTTCGTCATCTGCACCACGCCAGCCTTGCTCATGCAGTACACGCCGATCTGCGGCAGCACGCGCAGGCCCGCGACCGAGGCGATATTCACGATGCGGTGCTGCTTGCGCGGGTCGCCCTTGGCGCGCTGGATCATGCGCTTGGCCGCCTGCTGCGCCACGAAGAAGGCGCCGCGCAGGTTGGTGTCCATGATGTACTGGTAATCGTCCTCGGTCACGTCGAGCAGGCGCTGGGTGTTCTGCACGCCGGAATTGTTGACGAGGATGTCGATGGGGCCGGCTTCGGTCTCGGCATGGGCAATGGCCGACTTGATGCTGTCCAGGCTGGTCACGTCGAGGTTGACGACGTGGGCGGCGCCGCCGTCGGCCTCGATCTCGGCGCGCAGCTCCTTCAGGCGTTCGGTGCGGCGCGAAGCCAGCACCACCGGGCGCCGGCGCCGGCCAGCGCTTTCGCGAAGCGCGCCCCCAGGCCGCTCGAGGCGCCCGTCACCATCGCGATTTTTCCTTCAAAGTTGACTTCGATGCCCACGTTTGCTCCTGTCCTGATGTGCTGCGGCACGGATGGTGATCAAGGCATAATGATGTCACAGATCGCGGGCATTAGATAAACACATCTAATATTGGCCCTAAAATGCCTGCCCAAGTTGCAATCGGCCCCAAAAACCCGCACACTCGTGCTTAAATTTTCCTAACCATACCAAAACCATGACAGACGCAACCAACATCCTCGAACAATACGGCCCGCGCGAAGCAATGGAGTACGACGTTGTCATCGTCGGCGGCGGCCCGGCCGGCCTGTCGGCAGCCATCCGCCTGAAGCAGCTCGCCGCTGAGAAAGGCCAGGAAGTCTCGGTCTGCGTATTGGAAAAAGGCGGTGAAGTCGGCGCCCACATCCTGTCGGGCGCGGTCATGGATCCGATTGCCCTGAACGAATTGTTCCCGAACTGGAAGGAACTGGGCGCGCCGCTCAACACCCCGGTCACCGAAGACCGCATGCTGTTCCTGACCGAGACGAAAGCGCGCACCACGCCGTCGTTCATGATGCCGAAGATGCTGACCAACCACGGCAACTACATCGTCTCGCTGGCGAACGTGGTGCGCTGGCTCGGCCAGCAGGCGGAAAGCCTGGGCGTCGAAGTCTTCCCGGGCTTCCCCGCCGCCGAAATCCTGTACAACGACGATGGTTCGGTCAAGGGTGTCGCGACCGGCAACATGGGTGTCGACCGCGAAGGCAAGCCGACCGATGCCTTCCAGCTCGGCATGGAGCTGCACGCGAAATACACCTTCTTCGCCGAAGGTTCGCGCGGCCACCTCGGCAAGCAGCTGATGGTCAAGTATGACCTGAACAAGGGCAAGGACCCGCAGTCCTACGGCATCGGCATCAAGGAACTGTGGGAAATCGACCCGGCCCTGCACAAGCCGGGCCTGGTCATCCACACCGCCGGCTGGCCGCTGGACAACAGCACCTATGGCGGCTCCTTCATGTACCACCTGGAGAACAACCAGGTGGCCGTCGGCTTCATCGTCGGCCTGGCTTACCAGAACCCCTACCTGTCGCCCTACGAGGAATTCCAGCGCTACAAAACCCACCCGGAGATCCGCAAGTTCTTCGAAGGCGGCAAGCGCATCTCCTACGGCGCGCGCGCAATCACGGCCGGCGGCCTGCAATCCTTGCCGAAGACCGTGTTCCCGGGTGGCGCCCTGATCGGCTGCGATGCCGGCTTCCTCAACACCAGCCGCATCAAGGGCAGCCACGGCGCGATCAAGACCGGCATGCTGGCAGCCGAAGCGGCCTTCGCGGCACTGGGCGCCGGCCGCCAGCACGACGAACTGGCCAGCTACCCGGCCGCTTTCGAGCAGTCCTGGCTGTACAAGGAACTGCACGCCGCGCGCAACTTCAAGCCGTGGATGGGCAAGGGCCTGTACATGGGCACCCTCATGACCGGCATCGACCAGATCGTCTTCCGCGGCAAGGCCCCCTGGACGCTGCGCCACAAGCATGCCGACCACGAGTGCCTGCAACCGGCCTCGAACTTCAAGCCGATCGTGTATCCGAAGCCGGATGGCAAGCTGACTTTCGACCGCCTGTCGTCGGTGTTCATCTCGAACACCAACCATGCCGAAGACCAGCCGGTGCACCTGACGCTGAAGAATGCCAGCATCCCGGTGGACGTCAACCTGGCGAAGTACGCCGGCCCCGAGCAGCGCTACTGCCCGGCGGGCGTGTACGAGTACGTGAAGACGGATGCCGGCCAGGACCGCCTGCAGATCAACGCCCAGAACTGCGTGCACTGCAAGACCTGCGACATCAAGGATCCGACCCAGAACATCGTCTGGGTGACGCCGGAAGGCGGCGGCGGGCCGAATTATCCGAACATGTAAGCGCAAGCTGCATGAGGAACGGGCGCCAATGGCGCCCTTTCTTTTATCCCCCGGGATGCGGGTCCGGTGCGGTACGAAAGAGGCGTGGAGTCAGGACTCCACGCTACGCTTTCCAGCCATGACGACATCGCGGCAGCCCGGTATGGAATGCGTGTATTCCAACAGGCCTGTTCGACATGGAACCTGAAGTAACGGAAGGACCGGAAATCAGCGAAGCGGAACGGGTGAGCCGCTTCGGCTGCGGCGCCCTGCTCGGTTTCTTCATCGGGCTGGTCCTCGTCATCGCGTCGGCGCCGTCCTCGACCGGCTTTGCGGTACTCGCGTTCCTCGTGCCGATGTGCGTGTGCGGCTACCTGGCCTTGAAGTACGGCGATGAGTTCTGGTACAAACTCTTCGACGGGATTTGATCGCACCAGGGTCGCGTCGAACCCGTACTCGCAGGGGCAATACCGTGGCGTGAAGTCCTGGCTTCGCGCGGTACGGTGCCGGAACAGCCGGCGCGGCGATCGGACTGAGCGTGCCTGACAAACGCTTCAGGGCAAGGCGCATCGTCGAGGACAGTACGAGCGTACGGCGAGACGATGCAAGCTCTTACGCCCCAGCCGCGAATCGCGGCTGGTCCGCGCGCGCATCGGCGCGCAGCGCGAACCAGGTCCACAGGCCGCCGCCCAGGTCGGCAAGGCCGAACACGGCCAGCATGGGACTGCCCAGGTCGAGCAAGGCGAAGCAGGTGAGGACGGCGAAGACGACGGCGCGGGTGTAGACCGAGGCTTCGAGGAAGGGCTTGTAGTTGGCCGAGACCCAGGCGTAGACGCCCAGCATGAAGACGGTCAGGCCGACGACACGTACCCAGACATCGGGGCTGGGGGGAATGCCGAAAAGGCTCAGCAGCGTGTTCGGCACGACGACGAGACAGGCGCCGAGGACGAACAGGTAGGCGGCAAAGGCTTTCGCACTGAAGGCGGATCTGGACATGGTTTCCCTGGATGAAGCGGTGCGAGACAAAGGCGGTAAAGGAGCCGATCCGCACACCGTTTCAAATCAGCAACGTTGCAAAGCCTACCATATCCACGCCGCCACCTGTCAATTCCTCCTTTCTGGTTATTGCCTAAATGCACTTGCCAAGAAAGCAAGCAGGCCCGTACACTGTATCCATCGCGCGGTGGCCACGCCTGCCGCCCGCGCACCCTATCGACAACGGACAGCGGCCGAAAGCACATGCAAGGAAAAGCAGACAGGCCGCGCCCGGCGCGTCTCCGCCCCCGATCCTTCCTGCGTCCGATAGCCAGGCTGTACAGCTGGTGGCGCCCTTTCCGGCTTGGCCAGTCCGATCTCGTCGTGATGCCCGATTCGATGGCCATCATCGTGCTCGGCCTTTGTGCACTGTATGTCGTGCCCTGCATGGGCTGGAAGGCCATCCTCGGCTACTGCGCGGCCCTGCTCCTCTCGCCCTTCTTTTTGCTGACGGTGCTGTTGATCCGGGGCGAACAGGTCCGCGTGCTGCGCATGTTCGCCGTCCTTCCCTACTGGATCCACAGCATCCCGGTCGAAGCGCAATTCGAGTTGTACGAGGCCTGGGAGGATCCGGCGCCCACCGGTGTCGCCTTCGGCTCGCTCGCCACGGACTTCCTCCACCTCGGGACGGCTGCATCGGCCGATCCCCTGTACCGGCATGTGAGCGGTCTGCTCGAGCGCGCGGGCTGGCAGCCGACCGCCATGGGCTGGGCACGGCTGGACCCGGACGGCCCCCAGGCAAGCCCCTGACCGACCCTAGCGTACCAGGCAAGGCCGCTTGGCATCGAACTTCCAGCCCGGCACCAGGAACTGCATCGCGGCCGCGTCGTCGCGCGCGCCCAAGCCCATGTTCCTGTAGGCCTGGTGCGCCTTTTCCAGTTCCGCCATGTCGATTTCGATGCCCAGTCCCGGCTTTTCCGGCACCTTCACCATGCCCCCGACGATCCTCAAAGGTTCTTTCGTGAGGCGCTGACCGTCCTGCCAGATCCAGTGGGTGTCGATCGCCGTGACCTTGCCCGGCGCCGCGGCGCCGACGTGGGTGAACATCGCCAGCGAGATGTCGAAGTGGTTGTTCGAGTGCGAGCCCCAGGTCAGGCCGAACATCTGGCACAGCTGGGCCACGCGCACCGAACCCTGCATGGTCCAGAAGTGCGGGTCGGCCAGCGGGATGTCGACCGACTGCAACTGGATCGAATGGGCCATCTGGCGCCAGTCGGTAGCGACCATGTTGGTGGCGGTCGGCAGGCCGGTGGCGCGGCGGAACTCGGCCATCACTTCGCGGCTCGAAAAGCCGTCCTCGGCGCCGCAGGGATCCTCGGCATAGGCCAGGATGCCGTGCTTGTCGCGGCAGACGCGGATCGCGTCCTTTAATAACCATCCGCCGTTCGGGTCGAGCGTGACGCGCGCCCCGGGGAAGCGCTCGTGCAGTGCGACGATGGCGTCCATCTCGGCGTCGGCCGAGAAGACGCCGCCCTTGAGCTTGAAATCGTTGAAGCCATAGCGCGCCTGGGTCGCTTCGGCCAGGCGCACGATGGCTTCCGGCGTCAAGGCTTCCTCGTTACGCAGGCGGAACCAGGCGTCGCCGGCGTCCGGCTCGGCGCGGTAGTCCAGGTCGGTCCTGTTGCGGTCGCCCACGTAGAACAGGTAGCCCAGCATCTCGACCGCGTCGCGCTGCATGCCTTCGCCCAGGAGGCTCGCCACCGGCACGTTCATGAATTGGCCGAGCAGGTCGAGCAGGGCCGATTCCACCGCGGTGACGGCGTGGATCGCGACGCGCAGGTCGAAGGTCTGCTGGCCGCGCCCGCCCGCGTCGCGCTCGGCGAAGGCGGCGCGCATGGCATTGAGCACGTTGTTGTACTCGCCCAGGGTCTTGCCGACGACGAGGGAGCGCGCATCCTCGATGGTCTGGCGGATCTTTTCGCCGCCCGGTACTTCGCCCAGGCCGGTGTTGCCGGCGCTGTCGGTGAGGATCACGATGTTGCGGGTGAACCAGGCGCCATGTGCGCCGGACAGGTTCAGCAGCATGCTGTCGCGGCCGGCGACGGGAACGACGCGCAGGTCGGTGATGGTCGGGGCGCCTGATACGGTCTTGTTCGATTGCGTGGTATGCATGGGTGGACTCGATATAAATGGATTACTTGCAGAGCGATTTGACGAGGGTGACGCGCTTGATATCGCCCACGATGAACAGGTAGCAGAAGATGGCCAGTGCCGCGTTGGCGCCCACGTAGACCAGGGCGCCGGCGAAGGAGCCCGTCCCCTGCACGATGTAGCCGATGACGATGGGCGTCGTGATGCCGGCGGTATTGCCGAAGGTGTTGAACAGGCCTCCCGACAGGCCGCCAGCCTCTTTCGGCGAGGTGTCCGCCACCACCGCCCAGCCCAGCGCACCGATGCCCTTGCCGAAGAAGGCGAGCGACATGACGGCCACGACCAGGGTGTCGGTCTCGATGTAGTTACACGCGATCATGGACATCGACAGCAGCATGCCGGTCACGATCGGCAGCTTGCGTGCGGTCGACAGCGAGTAGCCGGCTTTCGAGAGGCGGTCCGACATCCAGCCTCCTGCGATCCCGCCGAGGAAGCCCGCGATCGCCGGCAGCGAGGCGACGAAGCCGGCCTTCAGGATCGTCATGCCGCGCTCCTGCACCAGGTAGACCGGGAACCAGGTCAGGAAGAAGTAGGTCAGCGTGGTGATGCAATACTGGCCGATGTACACGCCCAGCAGCATGCGGTTGCCGAGCATCTCCTTGATGCAGGAGAGCGTGCCCACGCTGGGCGGCTGGACGCCGCGCCCGGCACCATCGATGTCGACCAGGGCGCCGCCTTCCTGCAGGTAGCGCAGTTCTTCCGCATTGATCGACGGGGGTCCTTGGGCGAGTGAATGGTCCTGAGCCAGATGAA from Massilia sp. Se16.2.3 carries:
- a CDS encoding glycosyltransferase family 2 protein, with the protein product MFKACVVIPVYNHEHAIGKVLQQVRAHGMPVILVDDGSSSACAAVLDELAAAHPQDVVLERHAVNRGKGGAVLTGFARAARDGYTHVLQVDADGQHAVADIPRFLDAARAKPQAVVAGCPVYDESVPALRLYARYLTHVWVWINTLSLAIRDSMCGFRVYPVAPVLALARRRRLGLRMNFDIEILVRLYWDGVSVVNLPTKVGYPEDGVSHFKAWTDNVLITRMHVALFFGMLPRIPKLVVRKWQ
- a CDS encoding cyclopropane-fatty-acyl-phospholipid synthase family protein; its protein translation is MLNKKFSPERQSAFEARFEAQKIAFGPVVFQCVRYAWKRGMLQAIADAGETGLSVDELAGTGKWTAYALKMVLETCLSAGVVYLIDGRYSLDKAGFVVLTDPITQINIDFTHDVCYEGMFKFEQSLDAEKPLGLKVFGEWPTVYEGLSQLPEPARSSWFAFDHFYSDTSFPDIMPDVFATAPKRVMDIGANTGKFTLAALGANAGVKLHLVDLPGQLAVAEKALQEAGLRERASLHPTNLLDHAATLPEGMDLIWMSQFLSCFSEEAIASIFRRVAAALAPNGQVLVMDTFWDRQRYDIASYCLINTSPYFNNIASGNSKVYESEDYVRLAKAAGLELVTARDNIGYCHSLLRFSKAG
- a CDS encoding AMP-binding protein, whose protein sequence is MICFPRLAERPQAALAGWRESALVRHGDFLGRVRAWAALGRRTEARDVALYLDDSLEFGAALVGAWLAGKTVWLVADTLPASCTALEGEVGAFWGQFPSACAPQLPLPGDDWAGAWATPAPDYPALVVYTSGSTGAPAPIRKQYVQLITEVEVLEAQFGARIAGAAVVSTVSHQHIYGLLFRVLWPLACGRPVEALRHEFPETLVPALRLRDSLLLASPAHQAPAGAPGLGRRARALRAVFSSGGMLDLDAALHARTLLGQAPVEVYGSSETGGVAWRQRSGSAREEWTPFDGVQWQAGEDGLLEVRSTPAGGLQRLADRVEPAGQGQFVLRGRADRIVKIEEKRVSLDAMEAALKASPLVLEARVLACPERARQSLAAFVVPSEEGAALLAPEGKAAMNARLRSVLAACTEAVALPRRWRYLERMPVNAQGKTTQAQLLALLGAQVGEQKGQEARPRFPQVRVLEEAGARALLELTVPADLLYFDGHFDVAPVLPGVVQVDWALHYGRHHLGLSGTFGGINALKFQQMVKPGQPVQLELVFDAAKGSLNFRYFSDAGAHASGRILISHSV
- a CDS encoding acyl carrier protein; protein product: MNRDELFVWVADLLAEMFELDRDELTPSSNLYADLDIDSIDAVDLAVKLKQMTGKRLQPEVFKTIRTIDDVVDALAGLAEEQAA
- a CDS encoding phosphopantetheine-binding protein, producing the protein MLEQEVKELIIDVLQLEDITPADIDSEAPLFVEGLGLDSIDALEIGVALQKRYGITLSAESQETRRHFASVRALAAMIEANRKK
- a CDS encoding beta-ketoacyl synthase chain length factor; protein product: MSKNEVSFSIARHAAWAPGVTSSARWSEWAAQPWRIEPGEGPKLAAMPAMLRRRAGLLGRMALEVAYDCLGQEADVPTVFCSRHGEVGRAIGLLQDLARGEPLSPTAFGLAVHNASAGLFSIARADRANHIALAAGSASVEHAVIEACSLLADGAPSVLLVACDEPLPALLSSFEDCDEQPYAFAWVMVPAGERPLRLSWRREEQEAAPSATPGGLEVLRFQLGEADRLERGAGAQRWTWSRNA
- a CDS encoding thioesterase family protein — encoded protein: MSNRKLVHTMRMPVRWGDMDAMGHVNNTVYFRYIETARIAWLEQVGALPDPTATGPVLVNAQCAFIKQLKYPAEIEVTSWVGPPGRSSFEVSHEIRLVGADGTAGALHAQGAAKIVWVDFAAEKSVPLPDAIRELLPSAAQAS